A genomic segment from Nicotiana sylvestris chromosome 1, ASM39365v2, whole genome shotgun sequence encodes:
- the LOC138868843 gene encoding uncharacterized protein yields the protein MYHVQELIKTFTKIEFKHVPRIQNQFADALATLSSMIQHPGKNFIDPIPVRIHSQPAYCAHAEEETDRNPWFNDIKEYLAKGGYSKQANHTQKRTLRRLSNNFFQSGGILYRRTPDLILLRFVDAKEASKLLEEIHAGTCSPYMNDFVSETDTFG from the coding sequence ATGTATCATGTGCAAGAATTGATAAAGACTTTCACAaaaatagaattcaaacatgttccgagAATCCAGAACCAGTTCGCAGACGCACTGGCTACTCTGTCTTCCATGATACAGCATCCGGgaaagaatttcatcgatcccattccagtaaggaTCCATagtcagccagcttattgtgctcatgctGAAGAAGAAACGGATAGAAACCCATGGTTcaatgacatcaaggaatatttggcaaaaggaggaTACTCAAAGCAGgcgaaccatactcagaaacgcacactgcgTAGACTGTCCAATAATTTCTTCCAAAGTGGAGGAATTTTGTATAGAAGAACACCTGATCTAATATTATTAAGGTTTGTTGATGCCAAAGAAGCTTCCAAACTGCTAGAGGAAATACATGCTGGAACCTGCAGTCCATATATGAACGATTTTGTTTCAGAGAcagatacttttggatga